Proteins encoded in a region of the Malaciobacter mytili LMG 24559 genome:
- a CDS encoding molybdopterin-dependent oxidoreductase, with product MNNSRRDFLKVGAVASAAVVGSGSVSGVLAKEFATRTKKIPSASHFGAFYAHVRDGKIVDISSQLDSDANPTVMVKSLADRNSSNSRVKYPVVRKSYLEGKGRGDLRGKEEFVRVSWDTAIDLVAKAIKKAQANGGNQALYNASYGGWAHPGAFKPNALAGRFFNIIGGAVRTSGEYSNGAAGQVNPSIVGDMEVYSIQTAHEQIIKNTKVMILWGADLYKTNRAGYSVPNHRCYDAYEEYKKAGIKVISIDPIYTMSAQEFKADWIKIRPGSDVAMMLAMMNYLYKSKKYDKAFIDKYTYGFDKFLPYLLGKTDGVEKTPQWAEKLTEVPAKTIKQLADIMVSNRTFIAGNWALQRAHHGEQVDWCIITLASMIGQVGLPGGGFGFSMHYEGGGDASSGKATVGGMSQGGGDNVKIAIPASRMSDLINKPGQTVTYKGKEIVYPKVEFMLSAGGSPIGHQPDVNELIKALRTLDTLVVVEPWWTPTAKMADIVLPATTTMERDDIASGMSYSNDRIYAMKQIVKPRYESKDDYEIFTLLAEKFGKAKRYSRDRSVKEWLERLYKRSYAKREMGISFEEFWEKGVIKYEIPEDAKNFVRHEAFRKDPIANPLKTETGKIQIYSDKFASFGYKDFKGHPMWFEPAEWLGNKKLVKKYPLHLVSPHPTYRIHSQLDNTWVQNVHKVQGREPIRINPNDAKKFNIRDGEIVEVYNDRGSLLAGVVITNTIREGVVAIEEGAWYSPEDNQKDITRCNSGQVNVLTSSRPTSQMAQATTANTVLVSIRKAGTVRPNLAYQPPKIIGA from the coding sequence ATGAACAATTCAAGAAGAGATTTTCTTAAAGTTGGTGCAGTTGCATCAGCAGCTGTTGTAGGAAGTGGTAGTGTTTCAGGAGTATTAGCAAAAGAGTTTGCAACAAGAACTAAAAAAATCCCAAGTGCTTCACACTTTGGAGCTTTTTATGCTCATGTTAGGGATGGAAAAATTGTAGATATTTCATCTCAATTAGATTCAGATGCAAATCCAACTGTAATGGTAAAAAGCTTAGCAGATAGAAATAGCTCAAACTCAAGGGTAAAATATCCAGTTGTAAGAAAAAGTTACCTTGAAGGAAAAGGTAGAGGTGACTTAAGAGGAAAAGAGGAGTTTGTAAGAGTATCTTGGGATACTGCTATTGATTTAGTAGCTAAAGCTATTAAAAAAGCACAAGCAAATGGTGGAAATCAAGCACTTTATAATGCTTCTTATGGAGGGTGGGCTCATCCAGGAGCTTTTAAACCAAATGCTTTAGCTGGAAGATTTTTTAATATTATTGGTGGAGCTGTTAGAACTTCAGGTGAGTATAGTAATGGTGCAGCAGGGCAAGTAAACCCTTCAATTGTTGGAGATATGGAAGTTTATTCTATTCAAACAGCACATGAGCAAATTATTAAAAATACAAAAGTTATGATTTTATGGGGTGCTGATTTATATAAAACAAATAGAGCAGGATATTCTGTACCAAATCATAGATGTTATGATGCTTATGAAGAGTATAAAAAAGCAGGGATTAAAGTTATCTCTATTGACCCTATTTATACTATGAGTGCTCAAGAGTTCAAGGCTGATTGGATAAAAATAAGACCAGGTAGTGATGTGGCAATGATGCTTGCTATGATGAACTACTTATATAAATCAAAAAAATATGATAAAGCTTTTATTGATAAATATACTTATGGTTTTGATAAATTTTTACCTTACCTTTTAGGTAAAACAGATGGTGTTGAAAAAACTCCTCAATGGGCAGAAAAATTAACAGAAGTTCCAGCAAAAACTATTAAACAATTAGCTGATATTATGGTATCAAATAGAACATTTATTGCTGGAAACTGGGCTTTACAAAGAGCACATCATGGAGAGCAAGTTGATTGGTGTATTATTACTTTAGCTTCTATGATTGGTCAAGTTGGATTACCAGGTGGTGGTTTTGGATTTTCTATGCACTACGAAGGTGGAGGAGATGCAAGTTCAGGTAAAGCTACTGTTGGTGGAATGAGCCAAGGTGGTGGAGATAATGTAAAAATTGCAATTCCTGCTTCAAGAATGAGTGATTTAATTAATAAACCAGGTCAAACAGTAACTTACAAAGGTAAAGAGATAGTTTATCCAAAAGTTGAGTTTATGTTAAGTGCGGGAGGTTCACCTATTGGTCATCAACCTGATGTAAATGAGTTAATTAAAGCTTTAAGAACATTAGATACTTTAGTAGTAGTTGAGCCTTGGTGGACTCCCACTGCAAAAATGGCAGATATTGTATTACCTGCAACTACAACTATGGAAAGAGATGATATAGCTTCTGGTATGTCTTATTCAAATGATAGAATTTATGCAATGAAACAAATAGTAAAACCAAGATATGAATCAAAAGATGACTATGAAATTTTTACACTATTAGCTGAAAAATTTGGAAAAGCAAAAAGATATTCAAGAGATAGAAGTGTAAAAGAGTGGTTAGAAAGATTATATAAAAGATCATATGCAAAAAGAGAGATGGGTATTTCTTTTGAAGAGTTTTGGGAAAAAGGTGTAATTAAATATGAAATTCCAGAAGATGCTAAAAACTTTGTAAGACATGAAGCCTTTAGAAAAGATCCTATTGCAAATCCTTTAAAAACTGAAACAGGAAAAATTCAAATCTATTCAGATAAATTTGCAAGCTTTGGATATAAAGATTTTAAAGGTCATCCTATGTGGTTTGAACCAGCAGAGTGGTTAGGAAATAAAAAGTTAGTGAAAAAATATCCATTACATTTAGTATCTCCTCATCCAACATATAGAATTCATTCTCAATTGGATAACACTTGGGTACAAAATGTACACAAAGTACAAGGTAGAGAGCCAATTAGAATTAATCCTAATGATGCTAAAAAATTTAATATCAGAGATGGAGAAATTGTTGAAGTTTACAATGATAGAGGAAGTTTACTTGCTGGAGTTGTAATTACAAATACAATTAGAGAAGGTGTTGTTGCAATAGAAGAGGGTGCTTGGTACTCTCCTGAAGATAATCAAAAAGATATTACAAGATGTAATTCAGGGCAAGTAAATGTACTTACTTCATCAAGACCTACATCACAAATGGCACAAGCAACAACTGCTAATACAGTATTAGTAAGTATAAGAAAAGCTGGGACAGTTAGGCCAAACTTAGCGTATCAACCACCAAAAATTATAGGAGCTTAA
- a CDS encoding AraC family transcriptional regulator, which yields MNNKILNEANKLIKEDGLYNTFINDIKLYKTQSFCPRGPLIYDVCLVLVLQGTKIGYLKNNTFTYNNKKYLVVPTTLPFECETIASKQEPYICMLISINKELMYEIIDLIGNQKKNKKYELAVFSDDVTLEIEDITYRLLKTLQNKQDSEILGTNLLKELFYRVAKSKNACFLYNMFLNDKNEAKIARSIRYIHKNYNEKLDLNNLAKKVDMSISSYHNYFKKSTSYTPLQYIKNIRLNKAKELLLKNYQVNDCAYEIGYESVSQFSRDFKSYFGKPPKEIKSL from the coding sequence ATGAATAATAAAATTTTAAACGAAGCAAATAAACTTATTAAAGAAGATGGGTTATATAACACTTTTATAAATGATATTAAGTTATATAAAACACAAAGTTTTTGTCCAAGAGGACCACTTATATATGATGTCTGTTTAGTTTTAGTTCTACAAGGAACTAAAATAGGTTATTTAAAAAATAATACTTTTACATATAATAATAAAAAATATTTAGTAGTTCCTACAACTTTACCTTTTGAATGTGAGACTATTGCTTCTAAACAAGAGCCTTATATTTGTATGCTTATTTCTATAAATAAAGAACTTATGTATGAAATAATAGATTTAATAGGAAACCAAAAGAAAAATAAGAAGTATGAGCTTGCTGTTTTTAGTGATGATGTTACTTTAGAAATAGAAGATATTACATATAGACTTTTAAAGACTTTACAAAATAAACAAGACAGTGAAATCTTAGGCACAAATCTTTTAAAAGAACTTTTTTATAGAGTAGCAAAATCCAAAAATGCTTGTTTTTTATATAATATGTTCTTAAATGATAAAAATGAAGCAAAAATTGCTAGAAGTATAAGATATATACATAAAAACTATAATGAAAAACTAGACCTTAATAATTTGGCAAAAAAAGTAGATATGAGTATCTCTTCTTATCATAATTATTTTAAAAAATCTACTTCTTATACACCTTTACAATATATTAAAAATATTAGATTAAATAAAGCAAAAGAGTTGCTTTTAAAAAATTATCAAGTAAATGATTGTGCCTATGAGATTGGGTATGAAAGTGTTTCTCAATTTAGTAGGGATTTTAAAAGCTATTTTGGAAAGCCACCCAAAGAGATTAAATCTCTTTAG
- a CDS encoding iron-containing alcohol dehydrogenase → MTYTYHNPTIIEFGEGKIESITNYIPKDSKVLFVYGGGSIKKNGVYEQVVKVLKDYTFFEFSGVEPNPTVETMNKAVEIVREKNIDFILAVGGGSVIDGCKYLAAASLYEGDGWDFLDGTSQPKAAVTLGAILTLPATGSESNSGTVVSKKATNEKRYFFSPFIFPKFAVLDPSVMATLDDRQLANGVVDAFVHTCEQYITYPNNSPIHDGYSETILKGLVKLMQTWDKRKEYSWHEDLMLLANQALNGFIGAGVPQDWATHMIGHELTAFYGIDHGRSLAIVQPQLFKVMFEDKKEKLLQMGKNILNIDDANKVIDKIEELYNSVGISTNLNDYINGDKEVISKITTALKNHNMTALGEKGNLTLDKVEQILTLALKPKEI, encoded by the coding sequence ATGACATATACATATCATAATCCAACTATTATTGAGTTTGGTGAAGGAAAAATTGAGTCAATCACAAATTATATTCCAAAAGATTCTAAAGTATTATTTGTTTATGGTGGTGGTTCAATTAAGAAAAATGGTGTTTATGAACAAGTGGTAAAAGTTTTAAAAGATTATACATTTTTTGAATTTAGTGGAGTTGAGCCAAATCCAACAGTTGAAACAATGAATAAAGCTGTTGAAATAGTAAGAGAGAAAAATATAGATTTTATTTTAGCTGTTGGTGGAGGGTCTGTTATTGATGGTTGTAAATATCTTGCTGCTGCTAGTTTATATGAGGGTGATGGTTGGGATTTTTTAGATGGGACTTCTCAACCAAAAGCTGCAGTTACTCTTGGAGCTATTTTAACACTACCTGCAACAGGAAGTGAATCAAATAGTGGAACAGTAGTATCAAAAAAAGCTACAAATGAAAAAAGATATTTCTTTTCACCTTTTATTTTCCCTAAATTTGCAGTATTAGATCCTAGTGTAATGGCTACTTTAGATGATAGACAACTTGCAAATGGGGTTGTTGATGCTTTTGTTCATACATGTGAACAATATATAACATATCCAAATAATTCGCCAATTCATGATGGATATAGTGAAACAATACTAAAAGGTTTAGTAAAGTTAATGCAAACTTGGGATAAAAGAAAAGAGTACTCTTGGCATGAAGATTTGATGCTTTTAGCAAATCAGGCTTTAAATGGTTTTATTGGTGCTGGTGTGCCACAAGATTGGGCAACACATATGATAGGGCATGAATTAACTGCTTTTTATGGAATAGATCATGGAAGAAGTTTAGCAATAGTTCAACCACAGCTTTTTAAAGTAATGTTTGAAGATAAAAAAGAAAAACTTTTACAAATGGGAAAAAATATATTAAATATAGATGATGCAAATAAAGTAATAGATAAAATTGAAGAGTTATATAATAGTGTAGGGATTTCTACAAATTTAAATGATTATATAAATGGGGATAAAGAGGTAATTAGTAAAATTACAACTGCTCTTAAAAATCACAATATGACAGCTCTTGGAGAAAAAGGTAATTTAACTTTAGATAAAGTTGAGCAAATTTTGACTTTAGCTTTAAAGCCTAAAGAGATTTAA
- a CDS encoding Opr family porin has protein sequence MKTLKISLVTALALSAFSVSLSADTLEEALKNGKVSGDVSITYESRKQDKEISAYYSDTAYSVGSIGLNYKSAQFYNFSVNLGVRGYKTIFEDDKNFRTNHGKGDASERFYKDGKNKSVDFETAYLAYDLENLHIKAGRQFISTEWINKTQDAISLYYDLKNTNIEAIWTNRHGRVYARDYRPMTEVNKGNGGLYKLGITHNLTNSFAIKAYGLTAPSLKDIYGGKITYKSSINEVKFGSMIHYASTNEDEKNVEDSNILELKAFASLGGYTATLGYVQIDKDAAFNHIAGETIIPFEEGDQMFLKDAKTTYAMLSKSFGDVSLTALYGITDYENKYDKDEFNLWVDYKVNKNLTLNLGYALTNEDSKDANTTDLNQLNATLVYSF, from the coding sequence ATGAAAACTCTAAAAATTTCTTTAGTTACAGCTCTTGCTTTAAGTGCTTTTAGTGTAAGTTTAAGTGCTGATACTTTAGAAGAAGCCTTAAAAAATGGAAAAGTAAGTGGTGATGTAAGTATTACTTATGAAAGTAGAAAACAAGATAAAGAGATTTCTGCATATTATTCAGATACTGCTTATAGTGTTGGTTCTATTGGATTAAATTATAAAAGTGCTCAGTTTTATAATTTTAGTGTAAATCTTGGAGTTAGAGGATATAAAACTATATTTGAAGATGATAAAAATTTTAGAACTAATCATGGAAAAGGTGATGCAAGTGAAAGATTTTATAAAGATGGAAAAAATAAAAGTGTAGATTTTGAAACTGCTTATTTAGCATATGATTTAGAAAATTTACATATTAAAGCTGGTAGACAATTTATTTCAACTGAGTGGATTAATAAAACACAAGATGCAATAAGTTTATATTATGATTTAAAAAATACAAATATTGAAGCTATTTGGACAAATAGACATGGTAGAGTTTATGCAAGGGATTATAGACCTATGACTGAGGTTAATAAAGGAAATGGAGGTTTATATAAACTTGGAATTACACATAACCTTACTAATTCATTTGCTATTAAAGCTTATGGTTTAACAGCCCCATCACTTAAAGATATTTATGGAGGAAAAATTACATATAAATCTTCTATAAATGAAGTAAAATTTGGTTCAATGATACACTATGCTTCTACAAACGAAGATGAAAAAAATGTAGAAGATAGCAATATTTTAGAACTAAAAGCTTTTGCTAGTTTAGGTGGATACACTGCAACTTTAGGATATGTACAAATTGATAAAGATGCTGCTTTTAATCATATTGCAGGAGAGACGATTATTCCTTTTGAAGAAGGGGATCAAATGTTTTTAAAAGATGCTAAAACTACATATGCAATGCTTAGTAAATCTTTTGGAGATGTATCTTTAACTGCTTTATATGGAATTACTGATTATGAAAATAAATATGATAAAGACGAGTTTAACTTATGGGTTGATTATAAAGTTAATAAAAACCTTACTTTAAATCTAGGGTATGCCCTTACAAATGAAGACTCAAAAGATGCAAATACTACTGATTTAAATCAGTTAAATGCAACTTTAGTTTATAGTTTTTAA
- a CDS encoding Opr family porin — protein sequence MKTIKLSLIAALTLGTCSFASADSLLEALQNGKVSGDVSVTYETRDFDKKVGTYYQDTAYSVGSFALKYETGTWNNLSLTTKFRAYKTLFEDHKNLRTWKGKGDASERFYKTGDEKDIDAEEFFVKYQYENITAKFGRQFIVSDWFAKTHDAIKIDAVFDNTSIEAIWSKKIGRVYAREYRPMENINESKGAYKLGISHKFNENIKATIYDIYLPDDHYKLGGRVDLNYKDFNFRADYVQQKMHKDLNKDDTDFLHLKASVNILGFNAAIGYAKVGDDDTHFIGYGATGESLCPFEEGDAFYYRNAQTYYASLSKSFGNLDATLLYGIFNNYKTDSNKEFDAEETTLWLGYKISDNLKANVGYTYFNTDDVNGYVGSDMNQLNATLVYSF from the coding sequence ATGAAAACTATCAAATTAAGCCTAATTGCTGCTTTAACATTAGGAACATGTTCATTTGCAAGTGCTGATTCTCTTTTAGAAGCCTTACAAAATGGAAAAGTAAGTGGTGATGTAAGTGTTACTTATGAAACAAGAGATTTTGATAAAAAAGTAGGTACTTATTATCAAGATACAGCTTATAGCGTTGGTTCATTTGCTTTAAAATATGAAACTGGAACTTGGAATAACTTAAGTCTTACTACTAAATTTAGAGCTTATAAAACTCTATTTGAAGACCATAAAAACTTAAGAACTTGGAAAGGTAAAGGTGATGCTAGTGAAAGGTTCTATAAAACAGGAGATGAAAAAGATATAGATGCAGAAGAGTTTTTTGTAAAGTATCAATATGAAAATATTACTGCAAAATTTGGTAGACAATTTATTGTTTCAGATTGGTTTGCAAAAACTCATGATGCTATTAAAATAGATGCAGTTTTTGATAATACTTCAATTGAAGCAATTTGGTCTAAAAAAATTGGTAGAGTTTATGCAAGAGAATATAGACCAATGGAAAATATCAATGAAAGCAAAGGTGCTTATAAATTAGGTATTTCTCATAAATTCAATGAAAATATTAAAGCTACAATATATGATATATATTTACCTGATGACCATTATAAACTTGGTGGAAGAGTTGATTTAAATTATAAAGATTTTAACTTTAGGGCTGATTATGTTCAACAAAAAATGCATAAAGATTTAAATAAAGATGATACTGATTTCTTGCATTTAAAAGCAAGTGTAAATATTCTTGGGTTTAATGCAGCTATTGGATATGCAAAAGTTGGTGATGATGATACACACTTTATTGGATATGGAGCTACAGGAGAATCATTATGTCCTTTTGAAGAAGGAGATGCTTTTTATTATAGAAATGCACAAACATACTATGCAAGTTTAAGTAAATCATTTGGTAATTTAGATGCAACACTACTTTATGGTATTTTTAATAACTATAAAACAGATTCAAATAAAGAGTTTGATGCTGAAGAGACTACTTTATGGTTAGGATATAAAATATCTGATAATTTAAAAGCAAATGTTGGATATACATATTTTAATACAGATGATGTAAATGGATATGTTGGGTCTGATATGAACCAATTAAATGCAACATTAGTTTATAGTTTCTAA